The DNA region GTAGACAGGGTTGGTTGCTTGTGGTTGTCGAGATAAACCTCTGTTTCATAATTGAACCCGTCGTACTCTAAATTACCTGCTGGTACTAAACGGGTACGACGATTAGACCAGAAAGCACCTCCCATGAAAGCAGCTACTACAAGTGCTACTCCTCCACCTGCTGTTAACCACAAAGGTAGTGGGAAACTGTTAGTTTTAACTTCAGTTTCTTCTGCATGAGAACCACTTTCTTCGTTGTGTTCTTCTTCTGGTTTACTATCACCCCGCAATGATTGAGCGTAAAGTTGGGGTGCACGTTGGGTGACGATCGCATCTCCCTCAAACAAACCCGTCTTCACTTCAACCATGTCCCCAGAGGTTTGACCCAAGGTCACTTCCGCAGATTGGAAAGCATTCCCATTTTGGACGTAGACCATTTTTTTCCCATTCGCATCGACTACAGCCGAGCTAGGAACCGCCAAAATAGGTGCGGATGATTGGTTTGTTAGTACCTCCAATTCCGCAAACATTCCAGGTTTGAGTTGTCCGCCTGGGTTATTTACTTCAGCTTGTACTGAGACAACCCGTGTTTCCCCTTGTACTACCGCACCAATCTGTGTAATCTTTCCAGAAAAGGTACGGTCTGGTAAGCTAGCAACTTTTAGACTTACTCTTTGACCTACTTTTACTTTGTCTAAATCTTTTTCATAAATATTGGCTGTGGCAAAAACCCGACTATCATTGACAATAGTCATGAGTGTGCCACCTGCATCATTAAAAGTTTGACCAAGGGTAACTTGGCGATCGGCAACTTTACCGGAGATGGGAGCAGTCACTGTTACCAATCCTTTGGCATTGGGACGGTTCCCTATTTGTTGTAGTCTAGTATTATAAGCAGAATCACTAAGACGTAAACGCTCTTGTGCTACTTGAACAGCAGACTGAGCGCGTTTCATTTGGGCTTCGCTTTCAATGATATCTCGTCTGCTGTTAGCTGAGGTGAGTTTGGCTTTTGCTTCCGCTAATTGTGTTTGAGATTCGAGCGCGTTGCGACGTGGTAAAGCGCCTTCATTAGCTAACTGTAAATCCTTATTATATTTTT from Nostoc sp. GT001 includes:
- a CDS encoding efflux RND transporter periplasmic adaptor subunit yields the protein MGISNSLQPPTVIRCVSGTLLSLLLLTTPTAVLAGAGHDHTGGSSFQGGGSEASGSVEVDAETAQRLGIKVEPVKRQQLALGIKSTGQIETLPSQKVEVNTPITGAKVVELLVEPGAVVKKGQPLAVVTSPDLVELRVSSQEKRAEAIASLQQAQADSRLAQQNYQRYLQISNADIAQAQSQVAFAEEKYNKDLQLANEGALPRRNALESQTQLAEAKAKLTSANSRRDIIESEAQMKRAQSAVQVAQERLRLSDSAYNTRLQQIGNRPNAKGLVTVTAPISGKVADRQVTLGQTFNDAGGTLMTIVNDSRVFATANIYEKDLDKVKVGQRVSLKVASLPDRTFSGKITQIGAVVQGETRVVSVQAEVNNPGGQLKPGMFAELEVLTNQSSAPILAVPSSAVVDANGKKMVYVQNGNAFQSAEVTLGQTSGDMVEVKTGLFEGDAIVTQRAPQLYAQSLRGDSKPEEEHNEESGSHAEETEVKTNSFPLPLWLTAGGGVALVVAAFMGGAFWSNRRTRLVPAGNLEYDGFNYETEVYLDNHKQPTLSTSDKNLEEHDRPRHSDGG